In Rhodanobacter humi, the genomic stretch GCCGAGTTTCGTGTCGATGATGCTGATCTCGTTGCTGTCGCCATCCATCGCGAGCACGTCGCCGCTGGCCTCGTCGTAGATGATGGCATCGGGATCCCTGCCGCTGACGGGGATGGTGTCGACCACTTTCAGCGTCGCGAGGTCGACCACGCTGACGTCGTTGCCGCGGCCATTGCTCACGTAGGCGCGCTTGAGCGCAGGCGCCAGCGCCACGCCATGCGCATGCTGCATGCCGGGAATCTCGTCGACCAGCTTGCCGCTGTCGGCATCGACCACCATCACGCGGTTGTCGCGCGCGATGAACAGCCTGTGCGTGGCTTCATCGAGGCTCAGGTAGTCCCAGCCTCCGGCGCCGCCGAGTGCGACATGCCGCGTGACGGCGTAGCCGGTTCCGGTGGTGGCGGCAACCGAAAGCGAGGGCATGCCCACGACAGTCGCAAGCAGGAGAGTCCAGGTCGTTTTCTTCATTGCATCATCCTTCGATGGGATCGACAGCGGGGAATGGCCTCGCTGCCGGAGCGGCAAGGCTGGGTGAATTCTGCAGTACGAAATCCAATTGCACGCTTAGGCCGGGCGAGGCGTCGCCGAAGGCGAGTGCGGCGCCATGCAGGTCGGCCACGGCGGCGACCAGCGCCAGCCCGAGCCCGCTGCCGGGCGTGCTGCGCGCGGCGTCCAGCCGCACGAAGCGGCCGATCACGCGGCTGCGCGCTTCCGCAGGGATGCCGGGGCCGGCGTCGTCGAGCGTGACGCGGCAGCCGCTGGCTCGCCGCTCCAGCGCGAGCGCGACCGGTGTGCCCGGCGGCGTATGGCGCAAGCTGTTCTCGATCAGGTTGACGAACATCTGGGTGAGCAGCGCGTGGTCGCCGTGTATGCGGATGCCCTGGGCCAGTTGCGTGCGCAGCGGACGGCCCTGATCCTCCATCAGCGGCGCGTAGTCGCCGACGAGGCTGTCGAGCAGGCCGGAAAGATCCACCCGGCAGAATCCCGCGCGGCGCCGGCCGCTTTCGATCTGCGCGATCCGAAGCAGGGCGGCGAACGTCGCCAGCACATCGTCCACATCGGCCAGCGCGCGTTCGGCGGCCGATCGGAAGGTGGCCACGTCCGTCGCCGCGCGGGTGGCCGATTCCAGCCGCTGGCGCAGATGGGCAAGCGGTGTGCGCAAGTCATGCGCAATATCGTTGGAGACCTGGCGCACGCTCTCCATCAGGATCTGGATGCGTTCCAGCATGCCGTTGAGGGCTTGCGCCAGGCGATCGAACTCGTCGCCGCGGCCGCTGCCCGAGACGCGCACGCCGAGGTCGCCGGCGGCGATGCGTGCGGCGGCCGTGGCGACCGCCTCGACGCGCCGCAGGTAGCTGCGCGCGGTGAACACGCCGCCCAGCAGCGCCAGGAACACCGACGCGGCACCGGCCCACAGGAAGGCTTCCTGCAGCTCTTCGTCCAGCCGGTCGGCACTGCGCCGGTCGCGCCCCACCGCCAGGAGCCGCCCGTCATCGAGTCGGGCGGCGTGCACCAGCACGCCCAGGCTGGATGCCTGCCTGCCGCCGGCGAGCATGTCTTGCGTTTGCGTACTCCAGCCGGGTCGGCTCGGCGCCCGCGACAGGTCGCCCGCGACCCGATGCCCCGCGCCGTCGAAAAGCCCGTAGTACAGCGGTCCCTGGGGTGCCTGCGCGACCATGCCGGCGATCGCGTCCGCGCGGCTGCCGGCCGGCATCGCCTCGATCTCGCCGAATTCGTCGGCGATGGCGCGCTGCACCTGCGCCACGACGTAGTTGCGCACCGACCACCACGTGACCGCGAACAGCAGCAGGGCGACCAAGGCGAACAGGCCCGCCTGCAGCGCGCCCAGCCGGAAGGCCGAACTGCGCAGCAGGCGGGCCCGGATCGTGGTGGGCACGGAACCCGTCATCAAGACTCCGCTGTCGTGCGCAGCACATAGCCCACGCCGCGCAGCGTGCCGAGCAGTTCACCACCGGCGAAGCCGCGGTCGATCTTGCCGCGCAGGCGGCTGATGTGGGTTTCCACCACGCTGGTCTGGGGATCGAAATGGTATTCCCACACCTGCTCCAGCAGCATCGTCCGGGTCACCAGTTCGCCGGCATGCCGCATCAGGTATTCGAGCAGATGGAACTCGCGAGGCTGCAGGTCGATCAGCTTGCCGTCGCGGCGCACCTCGCGCCGGATCAGGTCCATCTCCAGGTCGGCGACGCGCAGGTGGAGCGCGACGGGCGCCGCGAGGGGCGGGCGCCGCGCCAGCGCGCCGATGCGCGCGACCAGTTCGGCGAACGCGAACGGCTTGGCGAGGTAGTCGTCGGCGCCCGCCTCGATGCCCTCGACGCGTGCATCCACCTCGCCGAGCGCCGTCAGCATCAGGACGGGCGTACTGATGTGGACCTCGCGCAGCGCGCGCAGCAGATCGAGGCCGTCCAGGCGCGGCAGCATGCGGTCGACCACCAGCACCTGATGGTTTCCTTCGCGGGCGCGACGCAGGCCGCCCAGGCCATCCTCGGCCTGGTCGACCACGTGGCCGAGTTCGCGCAGTCCCATGGCCACGTAGTCGCGGGTCTCGGCATCGTCCTCGATCAGCAGAATGTCCATCGCGGCTACCTGGTCGCCCTTGCCTGGTCCGGGGCACTTGCCCAGAAACACGTGTCAATCCAATGACAGCGGCGCGTGCCGCCCGATCAGAAACTGAAGCGGACTCCCGCCAGATAGGTCCGTCCGTAGAACTCGCGCTGGATGGGGCGGCTCGGGCTGCCCTGGTAGAACGCGTGCGGCGTGTCGAGCAGGTTCTTGGCCTGGACGTAGATGGTCCAGTCCTCCGGAAGCTCGTAGCTCGCGCTGAAGTCCATCGAGGTGCGCTGCGCGTTGTAGATGTCGCTGGAGCGATCGTTGCCGATGCCGAACAGGTCGGCCGACGCCGAGTAGGCGGCCAGGGCGAGCTTCAGCCCTGCGCGTTCGTAGAACAGCGTCGCGTTCCAGGTGTTTTTCGATGCCGACGGCAGCATCGAATACTCGCCGGGACGGATTTCGATGCGCGAGTTGACCCAGGTGTAGTTCAGGCCGGCGCCCAGGCCGCCCAGCCAGCCCGGCAGATTCCGGAACTTCTGCCGCCAGTTCAGTTCCAGGCCGCGGGCGTAGGAGGAGCCGACGTTCTTGAAGGTGAAGATGCGGAACGGCAGCGCGCCGCCGGGGTACAGGTTGGCGCTGGGCAGCGTCTGCGTGGTCTGGATCGGAACGATGTAGTCGGAGATTTCCTTGTCGAAGATGCCCGCCGACAGGATGCCCGCGTCCGGCAGGTACTTCTCGATGCTGAAGTCGAAGCTGTTGGCCGTCGCCGGCTTGAGGTTCGGGTTGCCGGTGGTGACCAGCCCCGAGCCGACGTCGACCGCGAGTGCGGGATTGGCCTGGTTGAAGCCGGGGCGGGCGATGGTGGAGGAATACGCGGCGCGCAGGATCAGCTCGGGCGCGAGCTCGTAGCGGAATTGCAGGCTGGGGAAGACATTGTGGTAGCTGTGGCGGGAGCTGATCGGATAGGCGAACGGATTGCCCGCCGCATCCACGCCGGCCGAGAACGCGTCGCTGTGGTTGCGCGTCTCCTCGAAGCGGACGCCGCCGAGTATCCCGAGCTTGCCGTAGCTGCCGCTGTACTGGCCGTAGGCGGCATAGATGTCCTCGTGCGAATCGAGGTATTGCTGCTGGCTGCTGGTCACGTCGCCGGGAGCGATCGCGCCGGGCCCGAAGATGCCTTGCAGCGCGCCGGGGATGATGTCCACGCCGTTCTGGTAGTGGCCGTCGTAATAGGTCTCGTAGCTGCCGCCGGACACCGCCGCGAGCGGCAGCGGCGGCAAGTTGTCGTACGAGTACGGCTGCGCCGTCGTCCGCTTGTGTCGCTGCTGCATGCTCAAACCGAACTGCAGGTCCTGGTCGGTCAGGCTGCCCCAGTCGACCGGGGTCTTCGAGTTGAC encodes the following:
- a CDS encoding response regulator transcription factor produces the protein MDILLIEDDAETRDYVAMGLRELGHVVDQAEDGLGGLRRAREGNHQVLVVDRMLPRLDGLDLLRALREVHISTPVLMLTALGEVDARVEGIEAGADDYLAKPFAFAELVARIGALARRPPLAAPVALHLRVADLEMDLIRREVRRDGKLIDLQPREFHLLEYLMRHAGELVTRTMLLEQVWEYHFDPQTSVVETHISRLRGKIDRGFAGGELLGTLRGVGYVLRTTAES
- a CDS encoding sensor histidine kinase; the protein is MTGSVPTTIRARLLRSSAFRLGALQAGLFALVALLLFAVTWWSVRNYVVAQVQRAIADEFGEIEAMPAGSRADAIAGMVAQAPQGPLYYGLFDGAGHRVAGDLSRAPSRPGWSTQTQDMLAGGRQASSLGVLVHAARLDDGRLLAVGRDRRSADRLDEELQEAFLWAGAASVFLALLGGVFTARSYLRRVEAVATAAARIAAGDLGVRVSGSGRGDEFDRLAQALNGMLERIQILMESVRQVSNDIAHDLRTPLAHLRQRLESATRAATDVATFRSAAERALADVDDVLATFAALLRIAQIESGRRRAGFCRVDLSGLLDSLVGDYAPLMEDQGRPLRTQLAQGIRIHGDHALLTQMFVNLIENSLRHTPPGTPVALALERRASGCRVTLDDAGPGIPAEARSRVIGRFVRLDAARSTPGSGLGLALVAAVADLHGAALAFGDASPGLSVQLDFVLQNSPSLAAPAARPFPAVDPIEG